The Procambarus clarkii isolate CNS0578487 chromosome 56, FALCON_Pclarkii_2.0, whole genome shotgun sequence genome includes a region encoding these proteins:
- the LOC123770922 gene encoding glycine, alanine and asparagine-rich protein, with amino-acid sequence MYRITLLASMLLGLALAGEMTEDTREKRGFAGGYGGGYGGGGGGAHGNGGSYLVVGGYGHGGHGPSAADIANQAASQATAAFASLGGAAHSAAAGAAAGAAAAAAAASQTAQAAAANRHAQAAQITQAAQGAQAAAFQEASLAGKAHKAEQAAKVAHSMARALVSNLGQVSGETNALAGQATGSLAAQESVLNSQNSMAWQAQQAANSLRTQQNVVINDLHSAAGAASQAQIAASKALAKAKGANNGGFGGYGAGHGFGYGGGYH; translated from the exons atgtaCAGGATCACCCTCCTCGCCTCCATGCTACTGG GCTTGGCACTTGCTGGAGAGATGACCGAGGACACGAGG GAAAAACGTGGGTTCGCTGGCGGCTATGGCGGCGGCTACGGAGGCGGCGGTGGCGGTGCTCACGGTAATGGTGGCAGCTACCTGGTGGTGGGCGGCTACGGTCATGGGGGTCACGGACCTTCTGCCGCAGACATCGCTAACCAGGCTGCCTCTCAGGCCACCGCTGCTTTTGCTAGTCTAGGAGGTGCAGCTCATTCTGCAGCTGCCGGAGCCGCAGCAGGTGCCgcagctgctgctgccgctgcttcaCAGACAGCTCAAGCTGCCGCAGCCAACAGACATGCACAGGCCGCACAGATCACCCAGGCTGCACAAGGAGCTCAGGCGGCGGCCTTCCAGGAGGCATCACTGGCTGGTAAGGCCCACAAGGCTGAGCAAGCGGCTAAGGTGGCTCATTCCATGGCTCGTGCTCTGGTCAGTAATTTGGGTCAGGTTTCTGGCGAGACCAACGCCCTGGCAGGTCAGGCTACTGGCAGTCTTGCTGCCCAGGAAAGCGTCCTCAACTCTCAGAACTCCATGGCGTGGCAGGCGCAACAGGCAGCCAACTCTCTGCGCACACAGCAGAATGTGGTCATCAACGATTTGCACTCGGCCGCAGGAGCCGCCTCTCAGGCACAGATCGCAGCATCCAAAGCTCTCGCCAAGGCAAAAGGAGCTAACAATGGAGGGTTTGGGGGTTACGGAGCAGGACATGGATTTGGATACGGAGgaggttaccactaa
- the LOC123770848 gene encoding antifreeze protein Maxi-like, which produces MFTRVLLASLLIGCSLPGEIKADTRVRRGFAGGHGGGYGGGYGGGHGGGGSYLVVGGGGGGGHGPSAADVANEAANQATAAAAGLGGAAHAAAAGAAAGAAAAANAASQTAQAAAASKQAQAAQVTQAAQGAQAAAFAEGSLASKANIAYQAAKVTASMAQGLAANIAQILSEAKALANQAANSLAEQQNFLAAQRTMAWQAQQAANSLNQQQYVALNDLEDSAGAAAQAQASATKAISRAKGSSGYGYGR; this is translated from the exons ATGTTCACTCGCGTCCTCCTCGCATCTTTACTCATTG GTTGCTCACTTCCTGGGGAGATAAAGGCAGACACAAGG GTTAGGCGCGGGTTCGCTGGCGGTCATGGCGGCGGTTATGGTGGCGGCTACGGTGGCGGCCACGGAGGTGGCGGCAGCTACCTGGTGGtcggtggtggaggtggcggcgGCCACGGCCCCAGTGCCGCTGATGTTGCTAACGAAGCTGCCAATCAGGCTACTGCTGCTGCCGCAGGTTTAGGCGGTGCCGCCCACGCCGCAGCTGCaggagctgcagcaggtgccgcaGCTGCCGCTAATGCTGCTTCACAAACAGCTCAGGCCGCGGCAGCCAGCAAGCAGGCCCAGGCCGCTCAGGTGACGCAAGCGGCACAAGGAGCGCAGGCCGCAGCCTTCGCTGAAGGTTCTCTCGCCTCCAAGGCAAACATAGCCTACCAAGCCGCCAAGGTAACAGCTTCTATGGCCCAAGGTCTGGCCGCCAACATTGCCCAGATCCTTTCAGAAGCCAAGGCTCTGGCCAACCAGGCAGCCAACAGCCTGGCCGAACAGCAGAACTTCCTGGCCGCCCAGAGGACCATGGCCTGGCAGGCTCAGCAGGCAGCTAACTCCCTCAACCAACAGCAATACGTGGCACTCAACGACTTGGAAGACTCTGCAGGTGCGGCTGCCCAGGCTCAGGCTTCAGCAACCAAGGCCATCTCCAGGGCCAAGGGCAGCAGCGGCTACGGCTACGGCCGCTAG